A stretch of the Sphingobacterium thalpophilum genome encodes the following:
- a CDS encoding helix-turn-helix transcriptional regulator: MKNTIKVERAKKNWTQADLAEKIGISRQAMNSIETSKFVPSTLLALKLAHAFGTPVEEIFQLEDTDFK; encoded by the coding sequence ATGAAAAATACGATAAAAGTTGAGCGAGCAAAGAAAAATTGGACACAAGCAGATTTAGCAGAAAAAATTGGCATATCAAGACAAGCGATGAACTCGATTGAAACCAGCAAGTTCGTTCCCTCCACTCTTTTAGCTTTAAAATTGGCCCATGCATTTGGGACACCGGTAGAAGAAATTTTTCAATTAGAAGATACCGATTTCAAATAA
- a CDS encoding helix-turn-helix transcriptional regulator — translation MKYRELKPTIALEPYIHSFWELKGDETDSQWERNFPDGCPGLVINLGNECITDNGVLRMDFGKTYAVGTMTSFKDSFIEEGTHLFGVCLKPASFSNFYSFAALNELTGKTVQFEKSNSFSIEKLIRNPADYLNSFFVNRLQTTHNGLLQSVIADIHRSNGQLSIDHLAKRNFVTVRWLERNFKTYIGITPKAYSNIVRFQNAFALIKSSSNEQSLLDIAFECGFYDHSHLANEIKRNTGVFPSQL, via the coding sequence ATGAAATATAGAGAATTAAAACCTACCATAGCATTAGAACCGTATATCCATTCTTTTTGGGAATTAAAGGGCGACGAAACCGATAGCCAATGGGAACGGAATTTCCCCGACGGATGTCCGGGGTTGGTCATCAATTTAGGAAATGAATGTATCACCGACAACGGGGTGCTTCGTATGGATTTCGGTAAAACGTATGCTGTGGGAACGATGACTTCCTTCAAAGACAGTTTTATTGAAGAAGGTACCCATTTGTTTGGGGTATGCCTTAAACCTGCGTCTTTCTCAAATTTCTACAGCTTTGCGGCACTAAACGAACTGACTGGCAAGACGGTTCAGTTTGAAAAGTCAAATTCATTTAGCATTGAAAAACTTATTAGAAATCCAGCCGATTATCTTAACAGTTTTTTTGTCAACAGGCTACAAACCACCCATAATGGCTTACTTCAGTCGGTGATTGCGGATATTCATAGATCAAACGGTCAATTGAGTATAGACCATCTTGCTAAAAGAAACTTCGTAACGGTAAGATGGTTAGAACGGAATTTTAAAACATATATTGGAATTACCCCGAAAGCGTATTCAAATATCGTACGTTTTCAAAATGCCTTTGCCCTGATTAAAAGTTCTTCCAATGAGCAAAGTTTATTGGATATTGCCTTTGAGTGTGGCTTTTATGACCATTCGCACCTTGCCAATGAAATAAAAAGAAACACCGGTGTTTTCCCTTCCCAACTTTAA
- a CDS encoding DUF3872 domain-containing protein, whose product MIAIFNKFRTGLMPLYILLAILTASVTLVSCSKDDELEIQNDFPFEVNVMPVPKDVPNGQTVEIRMTIKRTGNYSNTQYYLRYFQFDGQGMLQYYDEPPYLPNDLYQLPKEQFRLYYTSTCAVSQSFDVWISDSFGNEKQINFQFNSSD is encoded by the coding sequence ATGATAGCAATATTCAATAAATTCAGAACAGGGCTAATGCCATTATATATACTGTTGGCAATCCTCACAGCCTCGGTAACATTGGTATCTTGCAGCAAAGATGACGAACTCGAAATACAGAACGATTTCCCTTTTGAGGTAAATGTGATGCCTGTGCCAAAAGACGTTCCCAATGGACAGACGGTAGAAATACGTATGACCATAAAACGTACTGGCAATTATAGCAACACGCAATATTACCTACGTTATTTCCAGTTTGATGGTCAGGGAATGTTACAATACTACGATGAACCGCCTTATCTGCCCAATGACCTTTACCAATTACCAAAGGAGCAGTTTCGGTTATATTACACTTCAACATGTGCCGTATCACAGTCCTTTGATGTTTGGATTTCAGACAGTTTTGGGAATGAAAAACAGATAAATTTTCAGTTTAATAGTAGTGATTGA
- a CDS encoding arsenic resistance protein: MIKRETLEEKQIGIYFITLIISVFVGLYWKETNILEKAIEPVIGILLYSMFCQIPFLQLKQALKDRSFFKAILFGNFLLIPLLVWILIRIFPTTSIITLGILLVLLTPCIDYVIVFSHLGKGNSKAVLASTPLLFILQMLLLPLYLWIFLGKETIGIIEITPFVKAFLHLIVIPFLLSIITQVLSKSNSKSGKAILDFSGWLPVPLMALTFFVVIASQIGVLYNNPEPILKVVPIYVAFAIIAPFIGKLSAKIFRVNFYGSRAISFSTSTRNSLVVLPLALALPAPENQLVAVVIVTQTIVEIFFELLYIKAIPLLTKAKDN, from the coding sequence ATGATTAAAAGAGAAACGCTTGAAGAAAAACAAATCGGCATATATTTTATCACGCTAATAATTAGTGTTTTTGTCGGGCTATATTGGAAGGAGACTAACATACTTGAAAAAGCCATTGAACCAGTAATTGGGATTTTGCTATACAGTATGTTTTGCCAAATTCCGTTTTTACAGTTGAAGCAAGCGCTAAAAGACCGTTCTTTTTTTAAGGCTATATTGTTTGGAAACTTCTTGCTGATCCCTTTATTGGTTTGGATTTTAATAAGGATTTTTCCAACAACGTCAATAATAACGCTTGGAATACTCTTAGTGCTGCTAACTCCCTGCATCGATTATGTCATTGTCTTTTCGCATTTGGGAAAAGGAAATTCTAAAGCTGTTTTGGCTTCCACTCCGTTGCTGTTTATTCTTCAAATGTTATTATTACCTCTTTACTTATGGATATTTCTTGGTAAAGAGACAATAGGGATCATTGAAATAACCCCGTTTGTAAAAGCATTTCTTCACTTAATTGTCATTCCATTTCTGCTTTCTATCATAACACAAGTATTATCGAAGTCAAACAGCAAATCCGGAAAAGCAATTTTGGATTTTTCAGGCTGGTTGCCTGTTCCTTTGATGGCTTTGACCTTTTTTGTGGTTATTGCTTCTCAAATCGGCGTATTGTATAACAACCCCGAACCAATTTTAAAAGTTGTTCCGATTTATGTAGCATTTGCGATAATTGCCCCATTTATCGGGAAATTATCAGCCAAAATATTCAGGGTTAATTTTTATGGATCTAGAGCTATTTCATTTTCAACAAGTACACGAAATTCATTGGTAGTATTGCCGTTGGCACTAGCTTTACCTGCTCCCGAAAATCAATTGGTTGCCGTGGTTATTGTAACGCAGACAATTGTTGAAATTTTCTTTGAACTGCTTTATATAAAAGCAATTCCTCTCTTAACAAAAGCAAAAGACAATTAG
- a CDS encoding PRTRC system protein E, translating to MNSNFFNQIQQLDFTGVLQLNISKGAENNLIVSVLLNNEQCGDNAKNLIPPLTFNATPQEFDEGFFQQISAPIQTISGVMVDMDKFLKQMEIVKQQSAMEKEKTEKAKKEKEAKDKKFKDGMAKADELEKEGKFREAWMKVPDIAEFPEKADEIRKRKTSLSDKFATPNLFGAMEEATPEPPQVAEVIADYPIDETDEE from the coding sequence ATGAACAGCAATTTTTTCAATCAGATACAGCAGTTGGACTTTACAGGAGTATTGCAACTGAACATTTCCAAAGGAGCAGAAAACAACCTTATCGTATCGGTTCTGCTCAACAACGAGCAGTGCGGAGATAACGCCAAAAACCTAATTCCCCCATTGACATTTAACGCCACGCCCCAGGAGTTTGACGAGGGATTTTTTCAGCAGATATCAGCACCTATCCAAACCATTTCGGGTGTAATGGTCGATATGGATAAATTCCTTAAACAAATGGAAATAGTAAAGCAGCAATCGGCAATGGAAAAAGAAAAAACCGAGAAGGCGAAAAAGGAAAAGGAAGCCAAAGACAAGAAGTTTAAAGACGGAATGGCAAAGGCTGACGAATTGGAGAAAGAGGGCAAATTCCGTGAAGCGTGGATGAAAGTTCCCGATATAGCGGAGTTTCCCGAAAAAGCAGACGAGATACGCAAACGTAAAACATCATTGTCCGACAAGTTTGCCACACCAAACCTTTTCGGAGCAATGGAAGAAGCAACACCCGAACCGCCACAGGTGGCAGAAGTTATAGCCGATTATCCTATAGATGAAACAGACGAAGAATAA
- a CDS encoding Fur family transcriptional regulator, which translates to MNRRNTPSKHAVLDLLVSAGKALSREAIEQKIDVEIDRATIYRVLNRFCEDGLAHRIVAEDGKQYFAARMKFDENKFTDNHFHFQCSKCQTIECLAMPVNLPLDAGYRIESVNCILMGTCKDCSL; encoded by the coding sequence ATGAATCGTAGAAATACACCCTCAAAACATGCCGTACTTGATTTATTGGTTAGTGCCGGAAAAGCCCTGAGTCGTGAAGCAATTGAGCAGAAAATAGATGTCGAAATAGACCGGGCTACAATTTACAGGGTCCTTAACCGCTTTTGCGAAGACGGCTTAGCACACAGAATTGTAGCCGAAGACGGAAAGCAATATTTTGCTGCACGTATGAAATTCGATGAGAATAAGTTTACAGATAATCATTTTCATTTCCAATGCTCAAAATGCCAGACTATAGAGTGCCTGGCTATGCCAGTCAATCTACCTTTAGATGCTGGCTACCGTATAGAAAGTGTGAACTGCATACTTATGGGAACATGTAAAGATTGTTCTTTGTAG
- a CDS encoding response regulator, whose protein sequence is MSIVQIIRVALIDDHDLLRGELCKCLESFGFQTIFEAENGKVALAKMEKCDIMPDVCILDVNMPVMNGIETAKFIKEKYPMIKILGFSINDDESDVSRMLQSGIDGYILKGADPDELRAALQVLYSGGRYFSPGVKEMAEQYFRDVH, encoded by the coding sequence ATGAGTATAGTACAAATCATCAGGGTCGCTCTAATCGACGATCATGATCTGCTTAGGGGTGAACTTTGTAAGTGTCTTGAAAGCTTTGGTTTCCAGACCATATTTGAAGCCGAAAATGGAAAAGTAGCTTTAGCAAAAATGGAAAAATGTGATATAATGCCGGATGTATGTATCCTTGATGTGAATATGCCGGTGATGAATGGTATCGAAACCGCTAAGTTTATCAAGGAAAAGTATCCAATGATAAAAATATTAGGTTTTAGTATTAATGATGATGAGAGTGATGTTTCAAGGATGTTGCAATCAGGTATTGATGGATATATTTTAAAAGGTGCAGATCCTGATGAATTGAGAGCAGCTCTTCAAGTACTTTATAGTGGTGGTAGATACTTTAGTCCGGGAGTAAAGGAAATGGCAGAGCAGTATTTTAGGGATGTTCATTGA
- a CDS encoding conjugal transfer protein TraO, whose amino-acid sequence MKKYIYSVLLVMIGITAAQAQRMLPKQKGLEISAGVLSNDKIGNDYYISAAMTVNGKNGNYQLWAFEYSHQYHNYKDVRIPQETYSAEGGYSFFLLGDARKNITLNLGITGVVGYETINRGKAMLYDGAKILSEDNFIYGAGGRLTFETYLSDRFVLVLQGRTKVLWGTDLQQFRPSAGVGLRFNF is encoded by the coding sequence ATGAAAAAGTATATCTATAGTGTGCTGCTTGTTATGATAGGCATCACGGCTGCACAGGCGCAAAGGATGCTGCCAAAGCAGAAAGGATTGGAAATAAGTGCAGGCGTATTATCCAATGATAAAATCGGCAATGATTATTACATCAGTGCTGCAATGACCGTAAACGGAAAGAACGGTAACTACCAGCTCTGGGCGTTTGAATATTCCCATCAATACCACAATTATAAAGATGTGCGTATACCACAAGAAACGTACTCCGCTGAAGGCGGCTATAGTTTCTTTTTGTTGGGCGATGCCCGAAAGAACATCACGCTGAATTTAGGGATAACGGGCGTGGTCGGTTACGAAACCATTAACCGGGGAAAAGCAATGTTGTATGATGGTGCGAAAATATTGAGCGAGGACAATTTCATTTATGGTGCAGGTGGTCGTCTCACCTTTGAAACGTACCTGTCAGACCGTTTTGTATTAGTCCTGCAAGGACGCACAAAAGTCTTATGGGGTACGGATTTACAGCAGTTTCGCCCCTCTGCAGGTGTGGGATTAAGGTTTAACTTTTAA
- a CDS encoding PRTRC system protein B, with translation METVNDITKDFGTLYHPKSALVFYETKGNNTDVYVEHFDMDKNGNPINAHPLTVREASVLAKALNTEQEKNRAFLKSNGILPTNILHINPNANKGAVIWYSKAQQRQLYFVDSLHIPSGKAQVPPMLWKASKNSLSVFALASDRRPTEKTTLYHTPYFNIYEDGKVCMGTVSVDIKKSASVEEFIQAWEYYFFNSYFSHLLGNHNPIKGNCVDLWKDLINTDKNFPKEVLKTNNKTLKNLL, from the coding sequence ATGGAAACGGTAAATGATATAACAAAGGATTTTGGCACATTGTACCATCCAAAATCCGCTTTGGTATTCTACGAAACCAAAGGAAACAATACCGATGTATATGTAGAGCATTTTGATATGGATAAAAACGGCAATCCTATCAACGCCCACCCATTGACAGTAAGGGAAGCTAGTGTATTGGCAAAGGCACTCAACACCGAACAGGAAAAGAACAGAGCCTTTCTGAAATCAAACGGAATATTGCCTACCAACATTCTGCACATCAATCCCAATGCAAATAAGGGAGCGGTAATTTGGTACAGCAAAGCACAGCAACGGCAATTGTATTTTGTGGATAGTCTGCACATTCCAAGCGGAAAAGCACAAGTACCGCCAATGCTTTGGAAAGCGAGTAAAAACAGTTTGAGTGTGTTTGCCCTTGCAAGCGATCGAAGACCAACAGAAAAAACAACGCTGTATCATACACCATATTTCAATATATACGAAGACGGTAAAGTCTGTATGGGAACGGTAAGTGTAGATATTAAAAAATCCGCTTCGGTGGAAGAATTTATACAGGCTTGGGAATACTATTTTTTCAATTCCTATTTCAGCCATTTATTAGGTAACCACAATCCGATAAAAGGAAATTGCGTAGACCTTTGGAAAGACCTTATTAACACAGATAAAAATTTTCCAAAAGAAGTATTGAAAACAAATAACAAAACCCTCAAAAATCTATTATAA
- a CDS encoding response regulator transcription factor, which produces MLQIAIVDDHTLFRKSLALLINSFSEMVVVIEASNGVELLDKLNSKPVDIILLDLQMPEMDGFETCRKVKQLYPSIKILVLTLMNEIDTIRNVVNMGVQGYFTKNTPPKELEDVIWKLEDNGFYFEKSLTSVINEILANPDSKIYEQNVQFTDRELEIILLTAQGMKAKEIAETLFISTKTVNAHKQNIQHKYNFENIMSAILYCVHHNIIDLKSIASNK; this is translated from the coding sequence ATGCTACAAATTGCAATAGTGGATGATCATACACTTTTTAGGAAAAGTTTGGCTCTCTTAATTAATAGTTTTTCTGAAATGGTTGTGGTTATCGAAGCTTCGAACGGCGTAGAGCTACTCGATAAACTTAACAGTAAGCCTGTCGATATCATACTCCTGGATCTGCAAATGCCAGAAATGGATGGTTTTGAAACGTGTAGAAAAGTGAAGCAATTGTATCCCAGCATCAAAATTTTGGTACTTACTCTTATGAATGAGATCGATACTATTCGAAACGTTGTAAACATGGGAGTACAAGGATATTTTACAAAAAATACCCCGCCCAAAGAGCTGGAAGATGTTATTTGGAAATTGGAAGACAATGGATTCTATTTTGAAAAGAGCCTCACTTCGGTAATAAATGAAATACTTGCAAATCCCGATAGTAAGATCTATGAACAAAATGTTCAATTCACTGATCGTGAACTTGAAATTATCTTATTAACTGCTCAGGGAATGAAAGCTAAGGAAATTGCTGAAACTTTATTCATTAGTACTAAGACGGTAAACGCACACAAACAAAACATTCAGCATAAATACAATTTCGAAAATATCATGTCTGCCATATTATACTGCGTCCACCATAACATCATTGATTTAAAATCAATTGCCTCGAATAAATAG
- a CDS encoding helix-turn-helix domain-containing protein, translating to MDLLTNDKEEIVAYQEMIIQLKNHIESILKNYRPVMNGEIYLSGEDMCKLLHISKRTLQQYRDDNILPFIQIGGKIIYKETDILHILEQNYISTKTDRQ from the coding sequence ATGGATTTATTGACGAATGACAAAGAAGAAATCGTTGCCTATCAGGAAATGATAATACAGCTAAAAAACCATATCGAAAGTATATTGAAAAATTACCGTCCGGTAATGAACGGGGAAATATACCTTTCGGGCGAAGACATGTGCAAGCTGTTACATATTAGCAAACGTACGTTACAGCAGTATCGTGATGATAATATCCTACCATTTATACAGATTGGAGGCAAGATTATCTATAAGGAAACCGATATTCTACACATACTGGAGCAAAATTATATTTCCACTAAAACCGATCGACAATAA
- a CDS encoding sensor histidine kinase → MENETELKILFYIGTAVMALSVLAVILLIVAYRSKINYVNRRESESLLRSSLESEKRERKRIASDLHDSISGDLSAIQNYITILHNKEKDTFKKSIFLEIETALGNVLENVQDISYNLMPPMLESLGLISTLRSYFSRIRKWNNVTIYEECVVENVYVPSSKAYELYRIIQELINNMIRHGKSSRIDFTVNRTDKWIVFEISDNGTAFDFYKSVKEPNGMGLKNITSRMRHIGANLTQLDTDTGNKLQIHIENEK, encoded by the coding sequence ATGGAAAATGAAACCGAATTGAAAATACTTTTTTATATAGGAACCGCAGTAATGGCACTATCTGTATTAGCTGTTATACTCCTTATCGTTGCATACAGAAGCAAGATCAATTATGTGAATCGTAGAGAATCCGAAAGCCTGTTGCGCAGCTCTCTGGAGTCGGAAAAAAGAGAACGAAAACGAATTGCTTCAGATCTGCACGACAGTATCAGTGGGGATCTAAGTGCGATCCAGAATTACATAACCATACTTCATAATAAGGAAAAGGACACTTTTAAAAAATCAATATTCCTGGAGATTGAGACAGCCTTAGGAAATGTATTAGAAAATGTTCAGGATATAAGCTATAACCTAATGCCTCCGATGTTGGAATCTTTAGGCCTTATTTCTACACTAAGAAGCTACTTTTCAAGAATAAGAAAATGGAATAATGTAACAATTTATGAAGAATGTGTTGTAGAAAATGTGTACGTCCCTTCTTCGAAAGCCTATGAACTATATCGTATAATTCAAGAACTCATTAATAATATGATCAGGCATGGGAAGTCCAGCAGAATTGATTTTACCGTCAATAGGACTGATAAATGGATCGTTTTTGAAATTTCCGATAATGGTACTGCTTTTGATTTTTATAAAAGTGTAAAAGAACCAAATGGAATGGGTCTTAAAAACATAACTTCAAGGATGAGGCATATCGGTGCAAATCTGACTCAGCTGGATACAGATACAGGCAACAAATTACAAATTCATATAGAAAACGAAAAATAA
- a CDS encoding helix-turn-helix domain-containing protein, with protein sequence MEVIAIQKSTLEGMKNELKALLELTKNATKRYTPIFAEEQWLDHQEVCLMMNITKRTLQTYKNKGLLPYSRLNRKNYYKRSDVQALLEAGQPYNTADNGFIDE encoded by the coding sequence ATGGAAGTTATCGCAATACAAAAATCCACACTGGAGGGAATGAAAAATGAGCTGAAGGCACTTTTGGAACTGACCAAAAATGCCACGAAAAGATACACACCAATTTTCGCAGAAGAACAATGGCTCGATCACCAGGAAGTATGCCTGATGATGAACATTACCAAACGGACTTTGCAGACGTATAAAAACAAGGGCTTATTGCCTTATTCCAGACTGAACCGTAAGAATTATTATAAACGCTCGGATGTGCAGGCTTTGCTTGAAGCCGGGCAGCCGTACAATACCGCCGATAATGGATTTATTGACGAATGA
- a CDS encoding class I SAM-dependent methyltransferase has translation MKEFWEENFIEKQAIWGFQPADSAIRSKDFFLANGLRNILIPGIGYGRNAQVFVSSGMDVTGIEISKAAIELARKHYGTKMTIHHGSVTDMPFDTNEYDGIFCYALIHLLDGKERSKLIADCYKQLAKNGYMVFTAITKEAITYGQGKEIGKDRFEMFGDLKMFFYDRETVEEEFGNFGLFEIAEVNEKYPFYMIKCRK, from the coding sequence ATGAAAGAATTTTGGGAAGAAAATTTCATCGAAAAACAGGCTATATGGGGCTTTCAGCCTGCTGACTCAGCTATACGCTCAAAAGACTTCTTTCTAGCAAATGGCTTGAGGAATATTCTTATTCCTGGCATTGGTTACGGAAGAAACGCACAGGTATTCGTAAGCAGCGGAATGGATGTAACAGGCATCGAAATCTCTAAAGCGGCCATTGAACTTGCGAGAAAACATTATGGGACGAAAATGACCATTCATCATGGCTCTGTAACAGATATGCCTTTTGATACCAACGAATATGACGGAATATTTTGCTATGCCTTAATTCATTTGCTTGATGGTAAGGAAAGATCAAAGCTTATTGCTGATTGCTATAAACAATTAGCTAAAAACGGCTATATGGTTTTTACAGCCATCACAAAGGAGGCAATAACTTACGGACAAGGAAAGGAAATTGGTAAAGATCGCTTCGAAATGTTTGGTGATCTTAAAATGTTTTTTTACGATCGAGAAACTGTAGAAGAAGAATTCGGGAATTTCGGTCTATTTGAAATAGCGGAAGTAAACGAAAAATACCCATTTTATATGATAAAATGCCGCAAGTAA
- a CDS encoding PRTRC system ThiF family protein, whose product METVKTAVHFTDNYLISPTNPIEVNLIGAGGTGSKVLTALMEMGHSLTELGHAGLQVRLWDDDIITEANLGRQRFAPSETGLYKSVALINRVNRFMGTNWKAETQKFEHNVLGRLPENAKATIYITCVDNVQARFDIAEMLKAMSKRRTNRDEPKYWLDFGNSQQTGQVILSTIGEIKQPNSEKYETVASLPMVTDEFGELLKTSEQSDDTPSCSLAEALEKQDLYINATLAQMGCSLLWSMFRYGMTENRGFFLNLKNFHTQPLKVA is encoded by the coding sequence ATGGAAACAGTAAAAACAGCAGTCCATTTTACGGACAACTATTTGATAAGTCCTACCAACCCGATAGAAGTCAATTTGATTGGTGCAGGTGGCACAGGCTCAAAGGTGCTGACCGCCTTAATGGAAATGGGCCATAGCCTAACGGAATTGGGACACGCAGGTTTACAGGTGCGTTTATGGGACGATGATATTATTACGGAAGCCAATTTGGGAAGACAGCGATTTGCCCCAAGTGAAACAGGATTGTACAAATCAGTAGCCTTGATAAACCGTGTCAATCGGTTTATGGGAACAAATTGGAAAGCCGAAACCCAAAAGTTTGAACATAATGTGTTGGGTAGATTGCCCGAAAATGCAAAGGCAACGATATACATTACTTGTGTAGATAATGTACAGGCAAGATTTGACATTGCCGAAATGCTCAAAGCTATGAGCAAACGCAGAACCAACCGTGATGAGCCTAAGTATTGGTTAGACTTTGGTAACAGCCAACAGACAGGACAAGTCATCCTATCCACTATCGGAGAGATTAAACAACCCAACTCCGAGAAATACGAAACCGTGGCAAGCCTGCCAATGGTTACGGATGAATTTGGCGAGTTGCTCAAGACATCCGAACAGTCGGACGATACGCCAAGTTGCAGTTTAGCAGAAGCATTAGAAAAGCAGGATTTGTATATCAATGCGACATTGGCTCAAATGGGTTGCTCATTACTTTGGTCTATGTTCCGTTATGGAATGACCGAAAACAGGGGGTTCTTTCTTAATCTGAAGAATTTTCATACCCAACCCCTAAAAGTCGCCTGA
- a CDS encoding PRTRC system protein C, with amino-acid sequence MLLATQLERVFILKDKGQDIRLTDPEPRWSVEAVMNFYANMYPILTTAKASAPQIKDDAVEYKFESVMGTKG; translated from the coding sequence ATGTTATTAGCAACGCAATTAGAACGAGTTTTTATACTCAAAGATAAAGGACAGGACATCAGACTGACCGACCCCGAACCACGTTGGAGCGTGGAAGCCGTAATGAATTTTTACGCCAATATGTACCCGATACTCACAACCGCAAAAGCATCTGCACCACAGATAAAAGATGATGCGGTAGAATACAAATTTGAGAGCGTAATGGGAACGAAAGGTTGA
- a CDS encoding dihydrofolate reductase family protein gives MKKVILNLAVSLDGFIEGANGEIDWCIMDDDMNFNAFIESIDTMFYGRVSYDAWGNYQPDESISPAEKTMWNGIHSKNKFVFSHHDRRDQNATFVTSGIADKVAELKQQGGKDIWLYGGANLIKTFINLGLIDIYKISVHPVVLGSGKPLFEDLKGRIGLKLINTNIFKSGVVELTYEPE, from the coding sequence ATGAAAAAAGTGATCTTAAATTTAGCAGTTAGCTTAGATGGGTTTATAGAAGGAGCAAACGGCGAAATTGATTGGTGCATTATGGATGATGACATGAATTTTAATGCCTTTATAGAAAGCATAGACACGATGTTTTATGGCAGGGTTAGTTATGATGCCTGGGGCAATTATCAGCCTGATGAAAGTATAAGTCCAGCGGAAAAAACAATGTGGAATGGAATACATTCAAAAAATAAATTTGTTTTCTCGCACCACGATAGAAGAGATCAGAATGCTACTTTCGTCACTTCAGGCATAGCAGATAAAGTAGCTGAGCTTAAACAGCAGGGCGGTAAAGATATTTGGCTTTACGGAGGAGCAAATCTCATAAAGACGTTTATTAATCTGGGACTTATTGATATCTACAAAATATCGGTACATCCGGTTGTTTTGGGAAGTGGGAAACCATTGTTTGAAGATTTGAAAGGCCGCATCGGATTGAAACTAATCAATACCAACATTTTTAAATCGGGAGTTGTTGAACTTACTTACGAACCTGAATAA